Proteins encoded in a region of the Methanobrevibacter millerae genome:
- a CDS encoding DUF4013 domain-containing protein — protein MKLGEIFGDALKYPISNPQSLIIVGVIFLIANLTTLLAQFGVRNSAFATIWAIVALIVSILLVGYGLSILKNAIDLGDDIPSFDWMNNFIDGIKVLVVQVVYMIVPTIVSIIVGYATMGPALSRIFTPANISQMATNSSSTSVILNSIPSSVWAGLFSGIAITAVITIIFYIIFALFSTVAQCRLAKYDSLGEAFSFGQVFSDMKEIGIVNLFVFVIILWIIAIIIAMVGAFITAIPIVGIIISSLIINSFILLFSNRALGLLYSDV, from the coding sequence ATGAAATTAGGTGAAATTTTTGGGGATGCTTTAAAATATCCAATATCAAATCCTCAAAGTTTAATAATTGTGGGTGTAATATTTTTAATAGCAAACTTAACTACTTTGCTTGCACAATTTGGAGTAAGAAACTCAGCATTTGCAACAATATGGGCTATTGTTGCTCTTATAGTCTCAATTCTTTTAGTGGGTTACGGACTTAGTATATTGAAAAATGCAATTGATTTGGGTGATGATATACCATCATTTGACTGGATGAATAATTTTATCGATGGAATAAAAGTTCTTGTTGTTCAAGTTGTATATATGATTGTTCCTACAATTGTTAGTATCATAGTTGGATATGCTACTATGGGACCTGCTCTTTCTAGAATATTTACTCCAGCAAATATTAGTCAAATGGCTACCAATTCCTCCAGCACTTCCGTTATTTTAAATTCAATTCCATCAAGCGTATGGGCAGGATTATTCTCAGGAATTGCTATAACTGCTGTAATTACCATCATATTTTATATCATATTTGCTCTTTTCTCAACAGTTGCACAATGCAGATTAGCTAAATATGACTCATTAGGTGAAGCATTCAGCTTTGGACAGGTATTTTCAGATATGAAAGAAATTGGTATTGTAAATTTATTTGTATTTGTTATTATTTTATGGATTATAGCAATTATAATTGCTATGGTTGGAGCTTTCATTACAGCAATCCCAATAGTTGGAATAATCATATCTTCATTGATTATCAATTCATTTATTTTGCTATTTTCAAACAGAGCATTAGGTTTATTGTACTCTGATGTATAA
- the mch gene encoding methenyltetrahydromethanopterin cyclohydrolase, whose protein sequence is MVSVNLEAKKTVDVMIEKADALNIAVSTLDNGATVLDCGVNVDGSFKAGELYTKVCLGGLADVGISIPGDLSEKFALPSVKIKTDSPSISTLGSQKAGWSVSVGDFFALGSGPARAIALKPAETYEEIDYEDKDADLAILTLEADVLPGEDVAQYIADECDVDVKNVYLLVAPTSSLVGSIQISGRVVENGTYKMLEAIKFDVTKVKHAAGIAPIAPVDPDGLKAMGKTNDAVLFGGRTYYYVESDENDDVADVAAKLPSSAADGYGKPFFDVFKEAEFDFYKIDKGMFAPAEVVINDLTTGKIYKEGFVNADLLKKSFGVDE, encoded by the coding sequence ATGGTAAGTGTAAACTTAGAAGCTAAAAAAACCGTAGATGTAATGATTGAAAAAGCAGATGCATTAAACATTGCAGTATCCACATTAGATAATGGGGCTACTGTTTTAGATTGTGGTGTTAATGTAGATGGAAGTTTTAAAGCAGGTGAACTTTATACTAAAGTTTGTCTCGGTGGACTTGCAGATGTAGGAATTTCAATTCCTGGAGATTTATCTGAAAAATTCGCTCTTCCTTCTGTAAAAATCAAAACTGATTCTCCTTCCATTTCAACTTTAGGTTCTCAAAAAGCAGGATGGTCTGTTAGTGTAGGAGATTTCTTTGCATTAGGTTCAGGTCCAGCTCGTGCAATCGCATTAAAACCAGCTGAAACCTATGAAGAAATTGACTATGAAGACAAAGATGCTGATTTAGCTATTTTAACTTTAGAAGCTGATGTATTGCCTGGTGAAGATGTCGCACAATACATTGCTGATGAATGTGATGTTGATGTTAAAAACGTTTACTTGCTTGTGGCTCCTACCTCTTCATTGGTTGGTTCAATCCAAATTTCAGGAAGAGTTGTTGAAAACGGAACCTACAAAATGTTGGAAGCAATTAAGTTTGACGTAACAAAAGTAAAACATGCAGCAGGTATCGCTCCTATTGCACCGGTTGATCCTGACGGATTAAAAGCTATGGGTAAAACAAACGATGCAGTTTTATTCGGTGGAAGAACTTACTACTATGTTGAATCTGATGAAAATGATGATGTTGCAGATGTTGCAGCTAAATTACCATCTTCCGCAGCTGACGGATATGGAAAACCGTTCTTCGACGTATTTAAAGAAGCAGAATTTGACTTCTACAAAATCGATAAAGGAATGTTTGCTCCGGCTGAAGTTGTTATCAATGATTTAACTACTGGAAAAATCTATAAAGAAGGATTTGTAAATGCAGATTTACTTAAAAAATCCTTTGGTGTAGATGAATAA
- a CDS encoding phage holin family protein translates to MSSEDVIKSPSRSIKRTLLVFIGNAIGLYIIALIGWGVKVTYMDDILILVMIIGIVNSLFWPILTRIFMPFLVLTFGIGSLILNGVLLEILAPSFGINISGPGIILAPLSMAVVSTILSSLVTLDDQSTYYRSVIRDAKRKRPKESKKYPGLIVVEIDGLGHKILEEALEKDLMPTVKDLIDSKSHTLREWETDLSSQTGASQAGILHGNNEGITAFRWIEKSNDNAMMQCSGPKNVENLEKRISNGNGLLAENGASRSNLFSGDTDNVIFTLSKIMHIKKLYNPAWYSVFSNPSNFARIVVLLIWDMIQEIYSQITHWIFNIQPRINRGITYIGVRASTNVFMAEINTSTLIGDMMVGEVDIAYSTYLGYDEIAHHSGVRDKDAFNALKRMDKQINHLVNATKYTPRPYQFVIQSDHGQTNGATFKQRTGQSFEDLVKSLLPDDMSMYANMSSNEDHYTESLSPINIRRIKKEETTVEKTDSDVIVLASGNLAMIYLTQWSHRLTYEEMASMFPDLIPGIVNNPLIGFIVVKSSENGDLAIGKNGTYYLDSGKIDGENPLEGFGKNIASHIKRNSSFEHTPDILVNSFYDSEKDEVCAFEELVGSHGGAGGDQSKPFILYPSTWDVSDEEIIGAESIYKILKENNKKLKNIK, encoded by the coding sequence ATGTCAAGTGAAGATGTTATTAAAAGTCCATCACGTTCTATAAAAAGAACTTTATTAGTATTTATCGGGAATGCAATAGGACTCTATATTATAGCCCTTATCGGATGGGGAGTGAAAGTAACTTACATGGATGATATTTTAATTTTAGTAATGATTATAGGGATAGTCAATTCATTATTTTGGCCTATTTTAACCCGAATATTCATGCCGTTTCTTGTTTTGACCTTTGGAATAGGCTCATTGATATTGAACGGAGTGCTCTTAGAGATTCTTGCTCCATCATTTGGAATTAATATTTCAGGCCCAGGAATAATTCTTGCTCCATTATCAATGGCAGTTGTTTCAACAATATTATCATCACTGGTAACACTGGACGACCAAAGTACATACTACAGGTCAGTCATAAGGGATGCTAAAAGAAAAAGACCTAAAGAATCCAAAAAATATCCTGGATTGATAGTTGTTGAAATCGACGGGCTTGGACATAAGATTCTTGAAGAGGCTCTTGAAAAAGACTTGATGCCTACAGTTAAAGATTTGATTGATTCAAAATCACACACATTAAGAGAATGGGAAACTGACTTGTCTTCACAAACAGGTGCAAGCCAGGCAGGAATACTGCACGGAAACAACGAGGGAATTACTGCATTCAGGTGGATTGAAAAATCAAACGACAATGCAATGATGCAGTGTTCAGGACCTAAAAATGTTGAAAATCTAGAGAAAAGAATCTCAAATGGAAATGGATTGCTTGCAGAAAATGGTGCAAGCCGCTCCAATCTCTTTTCAGGAGACACAGACAACGTAATATTTACATTAAGTAAAATCATGCACATTAAAAAATTATATAATCCTGCATGGTATTCAGTATTTTCAAACCCAAGCAACTTTGCACGTATTGTTGTATTGCTTATATGGGACATGATTCAGGAAATCTACTCACAGATAACTCACTGGATATTTAATATACAGCCAAGAATCAATAGAGGAATAACATATATTGGTGTAAGGGCCAGTACAAACGTCTTCATGGCAGAAATCAACACATCAACATTGATCGGAGACATGATGGTTGGGGAAGTTGACATTGCATATTCAACATATTTAGGTTATGATGAAATTGCACATCACTCCGGAGTGCGGGATAAGGACGCATTCAATGCTTTAAAAAGAATGGATAAGCAAATCAATCATTTAGTAAATGCTACAAAATACACACCAAGGCCATATCAGTTCGTAATCCAATCAGATCATGGTCAGACAAACGGCGCAACATTCAAACAGAGAACCGGTCAGTCATTTGAAGATTTGGTTAAATCACTATTGCCAGATGATATGTCAATGTATGCAAACATGTCATCAAATGAAGACCACTATACCGAATCATTATCTCCAATAAACATCAGAAGAATAAAAAAAGAGGAAACTACTGTTGAAAAAACCGATTCAGACGTCATTGTTCTTGCTTCAGGAAATCTTGCGATGATTTATTTAACCCAATGGTCACACAGGCTAACATATGAAGAGATGGCATCAATGTTTCCTGATTTAATTCCGGGAATTGTAAACAATCCATTAATTGGTTTTATCGTTGTTAAATCAAGTGAAAACGGTGATCTGGCTATTGGCAAAAACGGAACATACTACTTGGACAGCGGTAAAATAGACGGTGAAAACCCTCTTGAAGGCTTTGGAAAAAATATAGCATCACACATCAAAAGAAATTCATCATTTGAACATACACCAGACATTTTGGTCAATAGTTTCTATGACAGCGAAAAAGACGAGGTTTGTGCATTTGAAGAGCTTGTTGGAAGTCACGGAGGTGCCGGCGGAGACCAATCAAAGCCTTTCATATTATATCCTTCAACAT